From a region of the Pseudomonadales bacterium genome:
- a CDS encoding metalloregulator ArsR/SmtB family transcription factor: protein MTLGATPILPVGGYEGLSRLCRAAGDRLRLEILRLLARDAYGVLELCQIFGVRQPAMSHHLKVLAEAGLVHRRREATSIYYGRSHRAASEELDAPMQAILAAADRLEPGEATARGVAVVQEARVRSSREFFAANARKLQAQQELIAPYSRYAGAVGELLSTLLAQPCALAIELGPGDGWLLPELSCRSQRVVAIDSSAEMLEQARMHCVATGLANVELVHDDSTHARSLAASADVVVANMVLHHTASPASVLRDLATALRPGGLLLLSDLCTHAQGWTRETCGDLWLGFAPEELSRWGSAAGLDEGESVYLALRNGFRIQVRVFHRRLDATRARS from the coding sequence ATGACGCTTGGTGCAACGCCCATCCTGCCTGTCGGCGGCTACGAAGGCCTGAGCCGGCTGTGCCGTGCGGCCGGAGATCGGCTGCGCCTCGAGATCCTGCGCCTGCTGGCACGCGATGCATACGGTGTGCTGGAGCTGTGCCAGATCTTCGGCGTGCGCCAACCCGCGATGAGCCACCACCTGAAGGTGCTGGCGGAAGCCGGACTGGTGCACCGGCGCCGCGAAGCAACGTCGATCTACTACGGGCGCAGTCACCGGGCTGCGTCCGAGGAGCTGGACGCGCCGATGCAGGCAATCCTTGCCGCCGCCGATCGACTGGAGCCTGGTGAAGCGACGGCGCGCGGGGTCGCCGTGGTGCAGGAGGCACGCGTTCGCAGCTCGCGCGAGTTCTTCGCCGCGAATGCACGCAAGCTGCAGGCGCAGCAGGAGCTGATCGCGCCGTACTCGCGCTACGCTGGGGCAGTCGGCGAGCTGCTCTCGACGCTGCTGGCGCAGCCGTGTGCGCTGGCAATCGAGCTGGGGCCAGGCGACGGTTGGCTGCTGCCGGAGCTCTCGTGCCGCAGTCAGCGCGTGGTGGCGATCGACAGCTCGGCCGAGATGCTCGAACAGGCTCGCATGCACTGCGTGGCAACGGGTCTCGCGAACGTGGAACTGGTGCACGACGACAGTACGCACGCGCGCTCACTGGCGGCCAGTGCAGACGTGGTGGTGGCCAACATGGTGCTGCACCACACGGCTTCACCTGCCAGCGTGCTGCGCGATCTCGCCACGGCATTGCGCCCGGGTGGGCTGCTGCTGCTGAGCGATCTGTGTACCCACGCACAGGGCTGGACCCGCGAGACCTGCGGCGATCTGTGGCTTGGCTTCGCCCCCGAGGAACTGTCGCGCTGGGGCAGCGCGGCAGGACTGGACGAAGGGGAGAGCGTCTATCTGGCACTACGCAACGGTTTCCGCATCCAGGTGCGGGTTTTTCATCGAAGGCTTGACGCGACAAGGGCACGATCATGA
- a CDS encoding adenosylhomocysteinase, with protein sequence MTTAQHAPADYKVADITLAAWGRREIAIAETEMPALMAIRARYRHSKPLAGARVLGCLHMTIQTAVLIETLVELGAEVRWSSCNIFSTQDHAAAAIAARGIAVYAWKGETEQEYDWCIEQTILKDGRPWPVNMVLDDGGDLTAILHQRFPHLLDRVHGITEETTTGVLRLQEMLQQGALKVPAVNVNDSVTKSKNDNKYGCRHSLSDAIKRGTDHLLAGKKALVIGYGDVGKGSAQSLRQEGMIVRISEIDPICAMQACMDGYEVVSPYIGGSNDASAACVDRALLGQIDLVVTATGNRDVCDRHMLSALKCGAVVCNIGHFDHEIDTAFMRCEWEWEEVKPQVHQVYRDRASNDHLILLSEGRLVNLGNATGHPSRVMDGSFANQVLAQIYLFERRFAELEPEMKPSALRIEVLPKRLDEEVARHMVSGFGGVLTRLTPEQADYIKVPVDGPFKNEQYRY encoded by the coding sequence ATGACTACTGCACAGCACGCCCCTGCCGACTACAAGGTTGCCGATATCACGCTCGCGGCGTGGGGACGGCGCGAAATCGCGATCGCCGAGACCGAGATGCCGGCACTGATGGCCATCCGCGCCCGCTACCGCCACAGCAAGCCGCTCGCCGGCGCACGCGTCCTCGGCTGCCTGCACATGACGATCCAGACCGCGGTACTGATCGAGACACTGGTCGAGCTCGGCGCCGAAGTGCGCTGGTCCTCGTGCAATATCTTTTCCACCCAGGACCATGCGGCAGCAGCAATCGCTGCGCGCGGGATCGCGGTCTACGCCTGGAAGGGCGAGACCGAGCAAGAGTACGACTGGTGCATCGAGCAGACGATCCTGAAGGACGGCAGGCCGTGGCCGGTCAACATGGTGCTCGACGACGGCGGCGATCTGACCGCGATCCTGCACCAGCGTTTCCCGCACCTGCTCGACCGCGTGCATGGCATCACCGAGGAAACGACGACCGGCGTACTGCGTCTGCAGGAAATGCTTCAGCAGGGCGCGCTGAAGGTGCCGGCGGTCAACGTGAACGACTCGGTGACCAAGTCGAAGAACGACAACAAGTACGGCTGCCGTCACAGCCTCAGCGACGCGATCAAGCGCGGCACCGATCATCTGCTGGCAGGCAAGAAGGCGCTGGTGATCGGCTACGGTGACGTCGGCAAGGGTTCTGCCCAGTCCTTGCGCCAGGAAGGCATGATCGTGCGCATCAGCGAGATCGATCCGATCTGCGCGATGCAGGCCTGCATGGACGGCTACGAAGTCGTGTCACCGTATATCGGTGGCAGCAACGACGCCAGCGCGGCCTGCGTCGACCGTGCGCTGCTCGGCCAAATCGACCTGGTCGTCACCGCAACCGGCAATCGCGACGTTTGCGATCGCCACATGCTGAGCGCACTGAAATGTGGTGCGGTGGTATGCAACATCGGTCACTTCGACCACGAGATCGACACCGCCTTCATGCGCTGCGAGTGGGAGTGGGAAGAGGTGAAGCCGCAGGTGCACCAGGTCTATCGCGACCGCGCCAGCAACGATCACCTGATCCTGCTTTCCGAAGGCCGGCTGGTGAACCTCGGCAACGCGACCGGACACCCGTCGCGCGTGATGGACGGCTCGTTCGCCAACCAGGTGCTGGCGCAAATCTATCTGTTCGAGCGTCGCTTCGCGGAGCTGGAACCGGAGATGAAGCCGTCGGCACTGCGCATCGAGGTGCTGCCGAAGCGCCTCGACGAGGAGGTGGCGCGGCACATGGTCAGCGGATTCGGTGGCGTACTCACACGCCTCACACCGGAGCAGGCGGACTATATCAAGGTGCCGGTCGACGGGCCGTTCAAGAACGAACAGTATCGTTACTGA
- a CDS encoding methionine adenosyltransferase: MSEYATFTSESVSEGHPDKMADQISDAILDAILDKDPNARVAVETLVKTGMAIVAGEVTSNTYVDLEPLIRQVILDIGYDSSDVGFDGATCAVLNAIGKQSHDIAIGVDATESKEQGAGDQGLMFGYASNETDVLMPAPITYAHRLMRQQAALRRSGDPRWRWLRPDAKSQITIRYDNGRPVAVDAVVVSTQHTPDMAQQKLRELVIEGIIRPVLPAEWLHAGTRYHVNPTGQFIIGGPLGDCGLTGRKIIVDSYGGMARHGGGAFSGKDPSKVDRSAAYAGRYVAKNLVAAGLADRCEIQVSYAIGLAEPTSISVNTFNTGKLPDARIIELIREHFDLRPRGITEMLDLKRPIYRATAAYGHFGREEPGFTWERTDKAPELAKAL, translated from the coding sequence ATGAGCGAATACGCGACTTTCACCTCGGAATCGGTTTCCGAGGGCCATCCCGACAAGATGGCGGACCAGATCTCGGACGCCATCCTCGACGCGATTCTGGACAAGGATCCGAACGCACGCGTCGCGGTCGAAACACTGGTCAAGACGGGCATGGCGATCGTCGCCGGCGAGGTGACCAGCAACACCTACGTGGATCTGGAGCCGCTGATCCGCCAGGTGATCCTCGACATCGGCTACGACAGCTCGGACGTCGGGTTCGACGGCGCCACCTGCGCGGTGCTGAACGCGATCGGCAAGCAGTCGCACGACATCGCGATCGGCGTCGACGCGACCGAAAGCAAGGAGCAGGGTGCCGGCGACCAGGGCCTGATGTTCGGCTACGCGTCGAACGAGACCGATGTGCTGATGCCGGCGCCGATCACCTACGCGCACCGGCTGATGCGCCAGCAGGCGGCCCTGCGCAGGAGCGGCGATCCACGGTGGCGGTGGCTGCGCCCCGACGCCAAGAGCCAGATCACGATCCGCTACGACAATGGCCGACCGGTCGCCGTCGATGCGGTCGTCGTCTCGACACAGCACACCCCCGACATGGCACAGCAGAAACTGCGCGAACTGGTGATCGAAGGAATCATCCGTCCGGTGCTGCCCGCCGAATGGCTGCACGCCGGGACCAGGTACCACGTGAATCCCACTGGCCAGTTCATCATCGGCGGCCCGCTCGGGGACTGCGGACTCACCGGGCGCAAGATCATCGTCGACAGCTACGGCGGGATGGCACGTCATGGCGGGGGCGCCTTCTCCGGCAAGGACCCGTCGAAGGTGGACCGCTCCGCCGCCTACGCAGGGCGCTACGTCGCGAAGAACCTGGTCGCGGCCGGACTGGCCGACCGCTGCGAGATCCAGGTGTCGTACGCGATAGGCCTTGCCGAACCGACCTCGATCTCGGTCAACACCTTCAATACCGGCAAACTGCCGGATGCCAGGATCATCGAGCTGATCCGCGAGCACTTCGACCTGCGTCCGCGCGGAATCACCGAGATGCTCGACCTGAAGCGCCCGATCTATCGCGCAACCGCAGCCTACGGGCATTTCGGCCGCGAGGAACCCGGCTTCACGTGGGAGCGCACCGACAAGGCTCCAGAACTCGCGAAGGCACTGTGA
- a CDS encoding methylenetetrahydrofolate reductase — translation MTRPPAGFRLSCEYFPPKTADGRAKLLATHEELSVLAPAFSSVTYGAGGSTREATRDVVLELARGGNAIAPHLSFGGDDESLVLELLQTYRDNGIHRLVALRGDLPSGVGGMSQLIHASELVRFIRRHMGGHFTVEVAAYPEMHPQARDFASDIRFLKQKFDAGADSGITQFFYNADAYFHFVQTCRAEGIGEPIYPGIMPILNYQNLARFAHNCGAEIPRWLRCRLESLQDDETGMREFATGFVGDLCRRLLDGGAPGLHFYTMNQAAPTLAICRAAGLL, via the coding sequence ATGACACGACCCCCCGCAGGCTTTCGGCTGAGCTGCGAATACTTTCCGCCCAAGACAGCCGACGGGCGCGCGAAGCTGCTGGCCACGCACGAGGAGCTGAGCGTGCTCGCACCGGCATTCTCTTCGGTGACCTACGGTGCGGGCGGTTCGACGCGTGAGGCCACGCGTGACGTGGTGCTCGAACTGGCCCGCGGTGGCAATGCCATTGCACCGCACCTGTCGTTCGGCGGTGACGACGAATCGCTGGTTCTCGAGCTGCTGCAGACGTATCGCGACAACGGCATCCATCGACTGGTCGCCCTGCGCGGCGACCTGCCGTCGGGCGTGGGCGGCATGTCGCAACTGATCCACGCCAGCGAACTGGTGCGCTTCATCCGGCGGCACATGGGTGGGCATTTCACGGTCGAGGTCGCGGCATACCCCGAAATGCACCCGCAGGCGCGTGACTTCGCCAGTGACATACGCTTCCTGAAGCAGAAGTTCGACGCCGGCGCCGACAGCGGCATCACCCAGTTCTTCTACAACGCCGACGCCTATTTCCATTTCGTGCAGACCTGTCGCGCCGAGGGCATCGGAGAGCCGATCTACCCGGGCATCATGCCGATTCTGAACTACCAGAACCTCGCGCGCTTTGCGCACAACTGCGGCGCGGAAATCCCGCGCTGGCTGCGCTGCCGGCTGGAATCGCTGCAGGACGACGAAACCGGAATGCGCGAGTTCGCCACCGGATTCGTCGGCGACCTGTGCCGTCGCCTGCTCGACGGTGGCGCGCCGGGACTGCACTTCTACACGATGAACCAGGCCGCCCCGACACTCGCGATCTGTCGCGCAGCCGGCCTGCTGTGA
- a CDS encoding chemotaxis protein CheW, translating to MMASEHSSHDLSALLVPLAEELLVVPSAVVVEIIRRRDLVRPLRAPAWLLGMLHWHETTIPVLCFEALNGGALSDTGHGGRIVIMSALGDGGRWRNYAVLAQGVPHLLLMTAADVHPDPQRTPGRTECMKVRVHGQDGAIPDLDAVEAALRQYGSVER from the coding sequence ATGATGGCAAGCGAGCATTCGTCGCATGATCTCAGCGCGCTGCTGGTCCCGCTCGCAGAAGAATTGCTCGTGGTGCCGAGCGCGGTGGTGGTCGAGATCATCCGTCGTCGCGATCTGGTGCGGCCCCTGAGGGCACCTGCGTGGCTGCTCGGGATGCTGCATTGGCACGAGACGACGATTCCGGTGCTGTGCTTCGAGGCGCTGAATGGCGGCGCGCTCAGCGATACCGGGCATGGTGGGCGCATCGTGATCATGAGCGCGCTCGGTGATGGTGGCAGATGGCGCAACTACGCGGTCCTCGCGCAGGGCGTGCCGCATCTGCTGCTGATGACGGCTGCGGACGTGCACCCCGACCCGCAGCGTACGCCCGGACGGACCGAATGCATGAAGGTGCGCGTACACGGGCAGGATGGCGCGATACCGGATCTGGATGCGGTGGAGGCGGCCCTGCGCCAATACGGCAGCGTCGAGCGCTGA
- a CDS encoding 16S rRNA (uracil(1498)-N(3))-methyltransferase, with product MRMPRLFIEQALVAGTEITLHDAPAHYVRNVLRLERGNTLSVFDDSGSEFTAVLAAIERRSLRLALGNALAAATESPLSVHLGIGLARGERMDWTVQKSTELGVATITPLLLARCNAKLDAGRGDNRLRHWRQVAIAACEQSGRRRLPSIEPPLPLEDWFAARADMPGLVLHTTGNGALVADPPPGAVRVLVGPEGGLDPTEFTRACTAGFSPWSLGPRVLRTETAPVAALAILQYLWGDLRA from the coding sequence ATGCGCATGCCGCGCCTGTTCATCGAGCAAGCGCTCGTCGCGGGCACGGAGATCACGCTGCACGACGCGCCAGCCCACTATGTGCGCAACGTGCTGCGCCTCGAGCGTGGAAACACACTGAGCGTATTCGACGACAGCGGCAGCGAGTTCACGGCAGTACTGGCGGCCATCGAACGCCGCTCGTTGCGCCTCGCGCTCGGAAATGCACTCGCGGCTGCCACCGAAAGTCCGCTCAGCGTGCATCTCGGAATCGGTCTGGCGCGCGGTGAGCGCATGGACTGGACCGTGCAGAAGAGCACCGAACTGGGCGTGGCGACGATCACGCCCCTGTTGCTCGCGCGCTGCAACGCGAAACTCGACGCCGGTCGCGGCGACAACCGCTTGCGCCACTGGCGGCAGGTGGCGATCGCTGCCTGCGAGCAGAGCGGACGCAGGCGCCTGCCGTCGATCGAGCCACCACTGCCGCTCGAGGACTGGTTCGCTGCCCGTGCCGACATGCCGGGACTGGTGCTGCACACCACCGGCAACGGCGCGCTGGTGGCTGATCCGCCACCCGGGGCGGTGCGCGTGCTGGTGGGTCCGGAAGGCGGGCTCGACCCGACGGAATTCACTCGCGCCTGCACGGCAGGGTTCAGTCCGTGGTCGCTGGGGCCGCGTGTGCTGCGCACCGAAACGGCTCCGGTCGCAGCGCTGGCGATCCTGCAGTACCTGTGGGGTGATCTGCGAGCCTGA